The Salvelinus alpinus chromosome 10, SLU_Salpinus.1, whole genome shotgun sequence genome includes the window ATCTAATTTCAATAAATACAATTGGGAGTTGACATGCTGTGCACGCTAAAGCCTCTCAGTGTTCAGGACCCCCATAGGCTACCCCACTGGTGATCATTTTACGCCAGTGGCTCAGGCTGGCATGTGGACGGGCCAAAGTACTGTTCGAACTCACTGGGATCCAGATCATAGAGCATGTCCAGCTGAACCTGCTCCAGATAAAACTCCAGAGAGGGTCCAGTAGGGGGGCACAGCTGGGGGCCCGAGGCCCTGAAGTTCCCCTGCTCCCCGTGAGACATAGCACAGGCTGGGTTGGGGGGCCCACACTGCTGCAGCCCATGCTGGGCAGAGTAGTACGGATGAGGCTCTGCTGGGTATGCCTCAGTGTTAGAGTACATTAGAGGCTTGTTAGAGAATGTGGCTGCTGGATTTGTGTAAATGAACCTGTCTGGGAAGGTCTCCGTGGGAAGATGGGAAAAGTTTGCCTGGGAGGATGGGTAGGTGGCTGGATGTGGGTAGGCTTGCTGCTGATTGGACTGGTTCTGGATGAGGTAGTTGAGGTCATAAGGCACGGTAAAGCCTTTACTgtagagggtggagagagggacagtggtCTCCACAGGCAGGGGCCCTTTGGGGCCCTTCTTCTGCTGCTTCTTCCTGCGAGGCCGGTACTTGTAGTTGGGATGGTCAACGGTGTGCTGTACTCTCAGGCGCTCTGCCTCCTGCATGTAGGACCGCTTCTCTGCCAGAGACATGGCCTTCCAGGTCTTACCTGCAGCAAAACAATCATGTTAGTTATCAGTATATAATTGTTGAAATGTGAATAGTCTCGTCATAGTTTTAATTTAAATGGGAATTATTTGAATGAAACTTACCGAGAATTTTGCTGAGGTCGGTATTCTCCAGGTCAGGGTTGAGTTGGGCCAAGCGTCTGCGTTCCTCCTTAGTCCAGATAATAAAGGCGTTCAGCGGCCTTCTGACCCGCGTCTCTGCGGATGGTTTCGGCTCAGGACTGGCGCAGCTGGAGTCAGAGTTGACCGAGATAGGACTGGTTGGGCCAGAGTCAGGTGACTTCGCCTCGGACATCAGCTCACTCTGGGAAGACTCAACGCAGAACTTGTCGCTTTCAATCATGTCTTTCGTTGGGCACAG containing:
- the LOC139532919 gene encoding transcription factor Sox-7-like; its protein translation is MYFDPISTHFELCPTKDMIESDKFCVESSQSELMSEAKSPDSGPTSPISVNSDSSCASPEPKPSAETRVRRPLNAFIIWTKEERRRLAQLNPDLENTDLSKILGKTWKAMSLAEKRSYMQEAERLRVQHTVDHPNYKYRPRRKKQQKKGPKGPLPVETTVPLSTLYSKGFTVPYDLNYLIQNQSNQQQAYPHPATYPSSQANFSHLPTETFPDRFIYTNPAATFSNKPLMYSNTEAYPAEPHPYYSAQHGLQQCGPPNPACAMSHGEQGNFRASGPQLCPPTGPSLEFYLEQVQLDMLYDLDPSEFEQYFGPSTCQPEPLA